From Psychroflexus torquis ATCC 700755, the proteins below share one genomic window:
- a CDS encoding cupin domain-containing protein, translated as MIKAINIKDKLELIDELWTPKVIAELNGQQVKLAKIQGEFVWHDHKEEDELFYVLKGKLVMEFRDRKVDVNEGELIVVPKGEEHRPVTKEEVWILLFEPKTTKHTGEVKSDLTVDTPEEI; from the coding sequence ATGATAAAAGCCATCAACATAAAGGACAAACTGGAGTTAATCGATGAACTCTGGACCCCAAAAGTCATTGCAGAATTAAATGGGCAGCAAGTGAAGCTTGCTAAAATCCAGGGGGAGTTTGTATGGCACGACCATAAAGAGGAGGATGAGCTCTTCTATGTCCTTAAAGGAAAATTGGTAATGGAGTTTCGAGATAGAAAAGTAGACGTAAACGAAGGCGAGCTTATAGTGGTTCCAAAAGGAGAAGAGCATAGGCCTGTTACCAAAGAGGAAGTATGGATTCTTCTATTTGAGCCTAAAACCACAAAACATACTGGCGAGGTAAAGTCAGACTTGACCGTCGATACCCCAGAAGAGATATAG